The following is a genomic window from Caldicellulosiruptor danielii.
ACAAATTACATCACAAGGGAATTTTCGCAAGTAGAAGCAGATGTTGTAGCAAAAGCAAGGCTAAAAGATAGAGATGTATATTTTTATATATTGATAGAAAATCAATCAACTGTAGCAAAGGATATGCCTGAAAGGTTATTACGATATATGATTTCGATATGGGCAGAGGAAATACGAAATGGTGTTGAAAAACTGCCAGCTATTATTCCTATTGTTGTTTACAATGGACTTGATAGAAGATGGGAAGTACCCACAGATATAATTGGAGCATTTGATATTTTCAAGAATGATATTTTCAAGTACAAAGTTGTAGATATCGCTCAAGTTGACATTAAAAGTTACTTAAAAGAGGAAGATGTTTTAACACCAATAATTTTCTATTTGGAACAGGTGAGAAATGACAGTAATGAATTAATTCGCAGATTACAAGAAATTGATCAAAGCTTAAAGAAGCTGAGTTTTAATAATATCGAAAGGTTTTTGCTATGGTCACAGAATGTTATAAGACCAAGATTAGGTGAGGAACAAAAGAAAGAATATGACAAGATTGTTGAAAGAGTAAAGCAAAAGGGGGTGGAGCTAATGGGTGAGTTTGTGTCAAATGTGGCAAGACTTTTGGATGAAACAAAAACAAAAGAGTTTTTAGCAGGGGTTCAACAAGGGATTCAAAAAGGAATTCAACAAGGTATCCAGCAAGAGAGAATAGAGACTGCAAAAAGAATGATTCAGTTAGGAATTTCATACGAGGTCATATCCAAGGCGACCAACCTAAGTATTGAAGAGATTGAAAAAATAGCACGGGAAATGCTGAGCTGAGGCTTAGCCACAACTAAAAAAAACTTTATACACAAAATTTCTTGCACAATATACTTCAAAGTGCTATACTAAAAAGTGAAAATTAAATAAAGTGGTTTTAAGGGGGAGCTGAGCGGGGCAAAGCTCGGCTGAGAGTAGGCACTAAAAAATCCCCGTGCCTTGACCCTTTGAACCTGATCCGGGTAATGCCGGCGAAGGGAAGAAAAACGCAAAAAATAAAAGCCTTTAATGCTATAAAGTCCGGCATTAAAGGCTTTTTTGTTTATATAAAAGCTTATTCAGACGCAAACAAAAAAAGAAGCTGCCGGCAACAGGCAGCTTTTTGTTTTAAATGTACTTTAAGACAACTTGAGTTTAAAAAATCCTGTTGGGTAGGTGAGAACTTTGCTCATAAGAGTAAATGACAAAGAAATGGAGTTTTGCGGCAACATCTTAGATCTTGTGCTGAGTTTAAATCTAAATCCTAAGACCTGTGCAGTTTTGGTAAATGGCGAGATTGTAAAGAAAAATGATTGGGAGAGCTTTGTATTAAAAGATGGTGACTATGTTGAGATTGTAAGCTTTGTTGGCGGCGGCTAAAAAATAAAAGATTAATACCCAAACTACTGTGCTACAAACCTATCATAAAAATTACAAAGAAAGGTGATGCTCTATGTTTGAAATAGGCGGAAAGATGTTAAAATCAAGGCTTTTTGTTGGAACAGGCAAGCTTCCTGATTATAGCCTAATTGAAAGGATGTACTATGAAGCTGGCATTGAGGTTTTTGCGGTTGCTGTTCGGCGCATAGGTCCTAACACTAAGCATACAAAAAATGTTTTAGAGTACATTCCAAAAGATGCAACAATTATGGTAAACACCTCAGGTGCGCAAGACCACAAGGAAGCAGTAAAGATTGCTATGATTGGAAGAGAGCTTACAAATTCTGACTGGGTAAAGGTTGAGATTGAAAAGGACACTAAATATCTTTTCCCGGATAGTTTTGAGACGCTAAAAGCCTGTGAAATTCTTGTAAAGGAAGGCTTTAAAGTATTTCCTTATATCTATCCAGACCTCAACCTTGCAAAGGAACTTGAACAAATTGGAGTTGAGGCTGTCATGCCGCTTGGGTCACCAATTGGCACAAACAAAGGGATTGGCTGTGAGGTACTTTTAAAGCCTATTATAAACGAGGTCAAAATTCCTGTTATAATTGATGCAGGGATTGGAAGACCATCTCACGCAGCACAGGCAATGGAGATGGGAGCAGATGCTGTTTTAATTAACACTGCAATTGCAACGTCAGCTGACCCTCTTAAGATGGCAATAGCATTTGCAAAGGCAGTTGAGGCGGGAAGACTTGCTTTTGAGGTTGGAATTTTGAAAGAGTATGAGTATGCCCAGGCATCATCACCGTTAGAAGATTTTATAAGCGGCTAAAAATTTTTTAAAAAAGAAGGTGCTGTCAAAATGGTCAGCTTTTTAAAAGAGGCAGAAAAGCTTTTTGAGGAGTACAAAGACTATGTCCCTTCTCATAAGGAGATTGCCCAGATTTTAGAAAAGGAGTTTTTGACAAAAGAGGATTTAGCAAAGCTTTTGAACGCAAACAGCAAAGAGGATATAATGCTTATGGCAAAGAAAGCCCAAAAGCTCACACGCGAGAATTTTGGAAAAGTCATTCTTCTGTATGCCCCACTTTACATTGCAAATTATTGCCAAAACGGCTGTGTTTACTGTGGATTTTCATGCAGGAAAAACTATAAAAGAGAAAAGCTGAGCTTTGAAGAGATTGAAAATGAACTTAGAAAAATGAAAGAAGAGGGAATTGACTCTGTTATAATTCTCACAGGCGAGGATAGAATCAACTCTTCGTTTGAATACATTGAAAAAGCATGCAGTATTGCA
Proteins encoded in this region:
- a CDS encoding Rpn family recombination-promoting nuclease/putative transposase translates to MDDKNKEKLPAKEHDSTFKLLFENPKDVYLLVSKIINYSWANEIRESSIEIKKTNYITREFSQVEADVVAKARLKDRDVYFYILIENQSTVAKDMPERLLRYMISIWAEEIRNGVEKLPAIIPIVVYNGLDRRWEVPTDIIGAFDIFKNDIFKYKVVDIAQVDIKSYLKEEDVLTPIIFYLEQVRNDSNELIRRLQEIDQSLKKLSFNNIERFLLWSQNVIRPRLGEEQKKEYDKIVERVKQKGVELMGEFVSNVARLLDETKTKEFLAGVQQGIQKGIQQGIQQERIETAKRMIQLGISYEVISKATNLSIEEIEKIAREMLS
- the thiS gene encoding sulfur carrier protein ThiS, producing MLIRVNDKEMEFCGNILDLVLSLNLNPKTCAVLVNGEIVKKNDWESFVLKDGDYVEIVSFVGGG
- a CDS encoding thiazole synthase; its protein translation is MFEIGGKMLKSRLFVGTGKLPDYSLIERMYYEAGIEVFAVAVRRIGPNTKHTKNVLEYIPKDATIMVNTSGAQDHKEAVKIAMIGRELTNSDWVKVEIEKDTKYLFPDSFETLKACEILVKEGFKVFPYIYPDLNLAKELEQIGVEAVMPLGSPIGTNKGIGCEVLLKPIINEVKIPVIIDAGIGRPSHAAQAMEMGADAVLINTAIATSADPLKMAIAFAKAVEAGRLAFEVGILKEYEYAQASSPLEDFISG